A single Sulfurimonas aquatica DNA region contains:
- a CDS encoding bifunctional 2-C-methyl-D-erythritol 4-phosphate cytidylyltransferase/2-C-methyl-D-erythritol 2,4-cyclodiphosphate synthase has protein sequence MSDLTLILLSAGSSSRFSMDVKKQWLRIDHKPLWYFVAHRLQSSNNFSKIIIVSSSEDISFMKNYAEYTFVTGGKTRQESLKNALVEVDTEFVLVSDIARACISDDFLQRIIAKKGSSDSIVPYLKVTDTIVYGDETIDREQVKRVQTPQLSRTKVLQSALNQDEEFTDESSAIVSNGGKREFILGEESAHKITYIEDLNKIPCLEAPSQDILSGNGFDVHAFDDSGDMWLGGVKIDSELGFKAHSDGDVALHSLIDALLGAAGMGDIGMMFPDNDESYKGIDSKELLRRVVTKIYNFGFIIVNVDITIAAQKPRVGTYKQAMRKIISEILKIEMSRVNVKATTTEKLGFIGREEGVGVYANANLKYFNWKTIG, from the coding sequence TTGTCGGATTTGACACTTATTTTACTATCGGCTGGGAGTTCTAGTCGCTTTTCTATGGATGTTAAAAAGCAGTGGTTACGAATAGATCATAAACCATTGTGGTATTTTGTAGCACATAGACTTCAAAGTAGTAACAATTTTTCTAAAATTATCATCGTTTCTTCATCTGAAGATATAAGTTTTATGAAAAACTATGCTGAGTATACTTTTGTAACAGGTGGCAAAACACGTCAAGAGTCATTAAAAAATGCTCTTGTAGAAGTGGACACAGAATTTGTTTTAGTTAGTGATATAGCTAGAGCATGCATAAGTGATGATTTTTTGCAAAGAATTATTGCCAAAAAAGGCTCTAGTGACTCTATAGTTCCATACTTAAAAGTTACTGACACTATAGTCTACGGTGATGAGACTATAGATAGAGAGCAAGTAAAAAGAGTTCAAACTCCACAGTTATCTAGAACTAAGGTTCTTCAATCTGCGTTAAATCAAGATGAAGAGTTTACAGATGAGAGTAGCGCGATAGTTTCAAATGGTGGCAAACGCGAGTTTATTCTTGGAGAAGAGTCTGCTCATAAAATAACTTATATAGAAGACTTAAATAAGATTCCATGTTTAGAGGCTCCATCACAAGATATTCTCAGTGGAAACGGTTTTGACGTACATGCATTTGACGATAGTGGTGATATGTGGCTAGGTGGAGTAAAGATAGACTCTGAGCTTGGTTTCAAGGCTCATAGTGATGGGGACGTAGCACTCCATTCACTCATAGATGCTCTTTTAGGTGCAGCTGGAATGGGTGATATCGGGATGATGTTTCCAGATAATGATGAGAGCTATAAAGGTATAGACTCAAAAGAGTTACTTCGCAGAGTTGTTACAAAAATATACAACTTTGGTTTCATCATAGTAAATGTAGATATTACAATAGCCGCTCAAAAACCGAGAGTTGGCACTTATAAACAAGCTATGAGAAAAATCATCTCAGAGATTTTAAAAATTGAGATGAGTAGAGTAAACGTAAAAGCGACAACAACTGAAAAGCTTGGCTTTATTGGTCGAGAAGAGGGTGTTGGCGTTTATGCAAATGCAAATTTAAAATATTTTAATTGGAAAACTATAGGATAA
- the thiC gene encoding phosphomethylpyrimidine synthase ThiC gives MRSLWLKERENDAVRTQMYYAKQGIITGEMEYVAKIEDLSPELVRSEIARGRMIIPANVNHESLEPMAIGIASTCKINANIGSSAIAADIEDEVEKMKVSQKYKADTAMDLSTGGDLDEIRKAVINNSKIPIGTVPIYQILHDVGNKIEDLTIEVMLEVLERQAQQGVSYFTIHAGFLLETMPKVAKRKMGIVSRGGSLMAAWMMHYHRENPFYTAFDDILDICAKYDVSLSLGDSLRPGCLADASDEAQLGELKVLGELTLKAWEKNVQVMIEGPGHVPINQIERNMKIQRELCHEAPFYILGPLVTDIAAGYDHISSAIGAAVGGWHGASMLCYVTPKEHLGLPNADDVREGIIAYKIAAHAADIARGRKGARDVDDAMSDARYTFDWEKQFELALDGDRAREYHDETLPQDVFKEAEFCSMCGPKFCSYKITQEIMDNPEMIAQIAADAKLAEDAKFREAI, from the coding sequence ATGAGATCTTTATGGTTAAAAGAGCGTGAAAATGATGCTGTTCGCACACAGATGTACTATGCAAAGCAAGGCATTATTACGGGCGAGATGGAATATGTAGCAAAAATAGAAGATTTATCTCCTGAGCTTGTTCGTAGTGAGATAGCACGTGGACGTATGATTATACCTGCGAATGTTAATCACGAGTCACTAGAGCCAATGGCTATTGGTATTGCAAGTACTTGTAAAATAAATGCAAATATTGGTTCATCTGCAATTGCAGCTGACATTGAAGATGAAGTTGAGAAAATGAAAGTTTCTCAGAAGTACAAAGCAGATACTGCAATGGACCTCTCAACTGGTGGTGATTTAGATGAGATTCGTAAAGCAGTTATAAATAACTCAAAAATCCCTATTGGAACAGTACCTATCTATCAGATTCTACACGATGTTGGAAATAAAATCGAAGATTTAACTATTGAAGTTATGTTAGAAGTTTTAGAGCGTCAAGCACAACAAGGTGTTTCTTACTTTACTATCCATGCAGGTTTCTTACTTGAGACTATGCCTAAGGTAGCTAAACGTAAAATGGGAATCGTTTCTCGTGGTGGTTCTTTAATGGCTGCTTGGATGATGCACTACCATAGAGAAAATCCTTTCTATACTGCATTTGATGATATCTTAGATATTTGTGCTAAGTATGATGTTTCTCTTTCTCTAGGTGATTCACTACGTCCTGGTTGTTTAGCAGATGCTTCTGATGAAGCTCAGCTTGGTGAGTTGAAAGTTCTTGGTGAACTTACACTTAAAGCTTGGGAAAAAAATGTTCAAGTTATGATTGAAGGTCCAGGTCACGTGCCTATTAATCAGATTGAACGTAATATGAAAATCCAAAGAGAACTTTGTCATGAAGCTCCTTTTTATATCTTAGGGCCATTAGTTACTGATATTGCAGCTGGATATGACCATATCTCTTCTGCTATTGGTGCAGCTGTTGGTGGATGGCATGGTGCTTCAATGTTATGTTACGTAACGCCAAAAGAGCACTTAGGTCTTCCAAATGCTGATGATGTACGTGAAGGTATCATTGCTTACAAAATTGCTGCTCATGCTGCTGATATTGCTAGAGGTCGTAAAGGTGCTAGAGATGTTGATGATGCTATGAGTGATGCTCGTTATACATTTGACTGGGAAAAACAGTTTGAATTAGCACTTGATGGAGATCGTGCTCGTGAATATCATGATGAAACTCTTCCTCAAGATGTATTTAAAGAAGCAGAATTCTGTTCTATGTGTGGACCAAAATTTTGTTCTTACAAGATAACTCAAGAAATTATGGACAATCCAGAGATGATTGCTCAGATTGCTGCTGATGCTAAACTAGCTGAAGATGCAAAATTTAGAGAAGCTATATAA